A region from the Altererythrobacter sp. H2 genome encodes:
- a CDS encoding L-threonylcarbamoyladenylate synthase produces MTGKNATEVLAADAAGIARAAAVLRAGGLVALPTETVYGLAARADDPDAVARIYAAKGRPDFNPLIVHVADIRQAAAYVEFDMVSKGLAQQHWPGPLTLVLPLRADAGLAPAVSAGLPTLAVRAPAHPVMRAVLQAVEFPLAAPSANRSGFISPTCAAHVLASLDGRIDLVLDGGSCAAGLESTIAAVRRDGEVDVLRPGPIDLGSVAPPTEAIEAPGQLASHYAPGKPVRLKAERAGPGEFMIGFGPIACDCNLSQSADLDEAARRLYACLHEAALAAHPRIAVAPVPEIGVGKAINDRLRRAAA; encoded by the coding sequence ATGACGGGCAAGAACGCTACGGAAGTGCTGGCCGCCGATGCTGCGGGAATCGCGCGTGCGGCCGCTGTCCTGCGCGCAGGCGGACTGGTCGCGCTGCCGACCGAGACGGTCTATGGCCTCGCTGCCCGCGCGGATGATCCGGATGCGGTTGCGCGGATCTATGCAGCCAAGGGGCGGCCAGACTTCAATCCCCTGATTGTCCATGTTGCCGATATTCGGCAGGCTGCTGCCTATGTCGAATTCGACATGGTGTCGAAAGGCCTGGCCCAGCAACACTGGCCCGGGCCGCTCACGCTGGTGCTGCCACTGCGCGCTGATGCCGGGCTTGCGCCGGCCGTGAGTGCGGGGCTGCCGACCCTGGCAGTGCGCGCCCCGGCTCACCCGGTGATGCGGGCGGTGCTGCAAGCGGTCGAATTTCCGCTCGCGGCGCCCTCGGCCAACCGCAGCGGGTTCATCAGCCCGACCTGCGCCGCGCACGTGCTTGCCTCGCTCGACGGGCGGATCGACCTCGTCCTTGACGGGGGCTCATGCGCGGCCGGACTCGAATCGACCATTGCGGCGGTTCGGCGGGATGGTGAAGTGGATGTGCTCCGACCCGGTCCGATTGACCTGGGTTCAGTGGCGCCTCCCACAGAGGCGATCGAAGCGCCGGGGCAGCTGGCCAGTCACTACGCGCCGGGCAAGCCGGTTCGGCTCAAGGCGGAACGGGCTGGTCCAGGCGAGTTCATGATCGGATTCGGACCAATAGCCTGTGATTGCAACCTGTCGCAGTCCGCTGACCTCGATGAAGCTGCACGCCGTCTCTATGCTTGCCTTCACGAGGCCGCCCTTGCTGCCCATCCGCGCATCGCGGTGGCACCGGTGCCCGAAATCGGCGTAGGCAAGGCAATCAACGACCGCCTGCGCCGCGCTGCGGCCTAG
- a CDS encoding M23 family metallopeptidase: MYSERDVAGIEAALADQGGWRAVALAHTQLAPDPRPRILQRTGTMLERYDSWRHDVSDRLERLNLTPDLASGIGSRTWFRGLGTLIGLSALAIGFWPSFGPLEAAPAMLIDEPARDEFRSHMIMPLALGGDSGRHMGATLDVKPLRSAPERPTQQLLATLSRGDSFARMLERAGVGGADASRVLGLVSNAIDLTDVTPGTQVDITLGRRTSPGQPRPLDSLAFRARFDLALEVSRGENGLVLTRKPIRVDDTPLRIRGNVGRSLYRSLRAAGAPPSAVQQYLAAINDQVDMERSVRASDTFDLIVQYRRAATGEREAGRLVYAGVDRGDKPQVQLMRWGKDGRFYEASGVGEQRAGLLAPVPGRISSNFGMRRHPILGYRRMHSGMDFAAGHGTPIVAVTDGRVSGAGRMGGCGIAVRLEHGGGLSTRYCHMSRMAVRAGQSVRRGQVIGYVGSTGLSTGAHLHYEMYRGGRAVNPASVSFVTRAQLGGEELRRFRATLASLKTVAPGAALVDLAPTAVENANEEPAREIDRLDQARRLP; this comes from the coding sequence GTGTACAGCGAGCGCGATGTTGCCGGGATCGAGGCGGCGCTGGCCGACCAGGGTGGCTGGCGCGCGGTTGCTCTGGCCCACACCCAGCTGGCGCCTGATCCGCGCCCCCGCATCCTCCAGCGGACCGGTACCATGCTGGAGCGCTACGATTCGTGGCGACACGATGTCTCTGACCGGCTCGAACGGCTGAACCTGACCCCGGATCTGGCGAGCGGGATCGGCAGCCGCACCTGGTTTCGCGGGCTTGGCACCCTGATCGGGCTGAGTGCCCTGGCGATAGGGTTCTGGCCCAGTTTCGGCCCGCTCGAGGCGGCGCCCGCCATGCTGATTGACGAGCCTGCGCGGGATGAATTTCGCAGCCACATGATCATGCCGCTTGCCCTGGGTGGGGACAGCGGCCGGCATATGGGCGCGACGCTCGACGTCAAGCCGCTCCGGTCGGCGCCGGAGCGGCCAACCCAGCAGCTGCTGGCCACCCTTTCTCGCGGGGACAGTTTTGCCCGGATGCTGGAGCGTGCCGGGGTCGGCGGGGCGGACGCCAGCCGGGTGCTGGGGCTGGTGTCGAACGCCATTGACCTGACCGATGTCACCCCCGGCACCCAGGTCGACATCACCCTCGGCCGCAGGACCAGTCCCGGCCAGCCACGCCCGCTCGATTCCCTCGCCTTTCGCGCCCGGTTCGATCTGGCGCTGGAAGTCTCGCGCGGCGAAAACGGCCTGGTGCTGACACGCAAGCCGATCCGGGTGGATGACACCCCTTTGCGTATTCGCGGAAACGTCGGGCGCAGCCTGTACCGGTCGCTCCGCGCTGCCGGCGCCCCGCCCAGCGCGGTGCAGCAGTATCTCGCCGCGATCAACGACCAAGTCGACATGGAGCGGAGCGTGCGGGCGAGCGATACCTTCGACCTGATCGTCCAGTACCGCCGGGCTGCCACCGGGGAGCGTGAGGCCGGGCGGCTGGTCTATGCCGGGGTGGACCGGGGCGACAAACCGCAGGTCCAGCTGATGCGCTGGGGCAAGGACGGCCGGTTCTACGAGGCATCGGGGGTGGGCGAACAGCGCGCCGGCCTGCTCGCCCCCGTTCCAGGGCGGATCAGTTCGAATTTCGGGATGCGGCGGCATCCCATCCTTGGCTATCGCCGGATGCACAGCGGGATGGATTTTGCTGCCGGGCACGGCACGCCGATCGTTGCGGTGACCGACGGGCGCGTTTCAGGTGCCGGCCGGATGGGCGGTTGCGGGATTGCAGTCCGTCTTGAGCACGGCGGGGGACTGTCGACCCGCTATTGCCACATGAGCCGCATGGCGGTGCGCGCAGGGCAAAGCGTCCGCCGGGGCCAGGTGATCGGCTATGTCGGATCGACCGGTCTCTCCACCGGCGCGCACCTGCATTACGAAATGTATCGCGGCGGGCGGGCCGTGAACCCGGCTTCCGTGTCGTTCGTTACCCGGGCTCAGCTCGGCGGCGAGGAACTGCGCCGGTTCCGCGCCACGCTTGCCAGCCTCAAGACGGTTGCTCCGGGTGCGGCGCTGGTCGATCTGGCGCCCACTGCGGTGGAGAACGCCAACGAGGAACCGGCGCGCGAAATTGACCGGCTCGACCAGGCGCGCCGCCTGCCGTGA
- a CDS encoding S4 domain-containing protein gives MRVDLLLCRLRFVKTRSRAQQLAESGQIRCNGLRILRPSHPVAIGDVLTIPGPAGVIVAAIIALPARRGPPLEARSHYRELDRHGETAIAGGEGPILKGNVSP, from the coding sequence ATGCGGGTCGACCTGTTGCTTTGCCGGTTGCGGTTCGTGAAGACCCGCTCCCGCGCTCAGCAACTGGCCGAAAGCGGGCAGATCCGCTGCAACGGACTGCGGATCCTTCGCCCCAGCCATCCGGTTGCCATTGGCGACGTACTGACGATTCCCGGCCCTGCGGGCGTAATCGTGGCCGCGATTATCGCCCTGCCCGCGCGGCGCGGCCCGCCCCTGGAAGCGCGCTCCCATTATCGCGAGCTTGACCGGCATGGCGAAACCGCGATAGCGGGCGGTGAAGGGCCAATTCTCAAGGGGAACGTTTCGCCATGA
- a CDS encoding CarD family transcriptional regulator — MEAKALAFDVGDYVVYPKHGVGRVIELQQEEIAGMQLELYVLRFEKERMTLRVPTNKVEAIGMRKLSSDKTLKEAMETLKGKPRVKRTMWSRRAQEYEAKINSGDLVSIAEVTRDLFRPEDQPEQSYSERQIFEAASSRLARELAAMEKTDEPAALEKILNVLREHAPQYYENTEEA, encoded by the coding sequence ATGGAAGCCAAGGCACTTGCCTTCGACGTTGGCGATTACGTTGTCTATCCCAAGCACGGCGTCGGCCGTGTGATCGAACTGCAGCAGGAAGAAATCGCCGGCATGCAGCTTGAACTCTATGTACTGCGTTTCGAGAAAGAGCGCATGACCCTGCGGGTCCCGACCAACAAGGTCGAAGCGATCGGAATGCGCAAGCTTTCCAGCGACAAGACCCTGAAGGAGGCGATGGAAACGCTCAAGGGCAAGCCCCGGGTCAAGCGGACCATGTGGAGCCGCCGTGCCCAGGAATACGAAGCGAAGATCAATTCGGGCGATCTCGTCTCTATCGCCGAAGTGACCCGCGACCTGTTCCGCCCGGAAGACCAGCCCGAGCAGAGCTATTCGGAACGGCAGATCTTCGAAGCGGCCTCCAGCCGCCTCGCGCGCGAACTGGCGGCGATGGAAAAGACCGACGAGCCCGCAGCACTCGAGAAAATCCTCAACGTGCTGCGCGAACATGCCCCGCAATATTACGAGAACACCGAAGAAGCCTGA
- a CDS encoding acyl-CoA dehydrogenase produces MLRPLKSFTQEDIPAVTPFVPPTQDQLLAIRTNAGIGELAQSERFAAAEPDLVDAIVEGVGALAAGEWAPLNRIGDLEGAVLENGVVRLPAGFAEAYNLYVEQGWNAIASPPEFGGQGMPFTLACNVLENLGTANMAFNLLPMLSVGAIDALENHGSAAQKEKYLPRLVSGEWSGTMNLTEPQAGSDVGALRATATPIIGGPHAGKYLIQGQKIYITWGEHELASNIIHLVLARLPGAPEGTRGISLFIVPKYHVNDDGSLGGRNDLKCVSLEHKLGINASPTCVMSYGDSGECVGELVGAENRGLAAMFTMMNNARINVGNQGVQIAERATQQALAYARDRVQSARAGSPDKSPVAIIEHPDVRRTLIRMKALTEAARALLYYTAGLVDRGALGDAAAGNRADLLVPMLKAWGTDIGVEVASLGVQVHGGMGFVEETGAAQHYRDARIAPIYEGTNGIQAADLVTRKLGLENGGVMAALMDEIARDAAAEPALAGLARDCAAIAQWMQGEASLDDRLAGSVPFCTMCAVAVAGWQLLRQLSAVEAGAMPSLAATKRVTARFFLDRIVPEAAGLKGSATAGADALYSLTAEQLAG; encoded by the coding sequence ATGCTGCGCCCACTCAAGAGCTTTACCCAAGAGGATATCCCAGCTGTGACTCCTTTCGTGCCTCCGACTCAGGACCAATTGCTCGCCATCCGGACCAATGCCGGGATCGGCGAACTGGCGCAGAGCGAGCGTTTTGCTGCAGCTGAGCCCGATCTGGTCGATGCCATCGTCGAAGGCGTCGGCGCGCTGGCGGCGGGCGAATGGGCGCCGCTCAACCGGATCGGCGATCTGGAAGGCGCGGTGCTGGAGAATGGCGTGGTCCGCCTCCCTGCCGGGTTTGCCGAAGCCTATAATCTCTACGTCGAGCAGGGCTGGAACGCGATTGCCAGCCCGCCGGAGTTTGGCGGACAGGGCATGCCCTTTACGCTGGCCTGCAACGTGCTGGAAAACCTCGGCACGGCCAACATGGCATTCAATCTCCTGCCGATGCTGTCGGTCGGCGCGATCGACGCGCTGGAGAACCATGGCAGCGCCGCGCAGAAGGAAAAATACCTGCCCCGCCTGGTCAGCGGCGAATGGTCCGGCACGATGAACCTGACCGAGCCCCAGGCCGGAAGCGATGTCGGCGCCCTGCGCGCCACCGCCACGCCCATCATTGGTGGTCCCCACGCCGGCAAATACCTGATCCAGGGCCAGAAGATCTACATCACCTGGGGCGAGCACGAACTGGCGAGCAACATCATCCATCTGGTTCTGGCCCGCCTCCCCGGTGCGCCTGAAGGAACCCGGGGCATCTCGCTGTTCATCGTGCCCAAGTACCACGTCAATGACGACGGATCGCTCGGCGGGCGCAACGACCTCAAGTGCGTCAGCCTTGAACACAAGCTGGGCATCAATGCCTCCCCGACCTGCGTGATGAGCTATGGCGACAGCGGCGAATGCGTGGGCGAGCTGGTCGGTGCGGAGAACCGGGGTCTCGCTGCCATGTTCACCATGATGAACAACGCCCGGATCAACGTCGGCAACCAGGGCGTGCAGATTGCCGAGCGCGCCACCCAGCAGGCGCTCGCCTATGCGCGGGACCGGGTGCAGTCCGCCCGGGCCGGTTCGCCGGACAAGAGCCCTGTGGCAATTATCGAGCACCCGGACGTGCGCCGCACCCTGATCCGGATGAAGGCCCTGACCGAAGCCGCCCGCGCCCTGCTCTATTACACGGCCGGGCTGGTCGATCGCGGGGCGCTGGGAGATGCCGCTGCAGGAAACCGGGCTGACCTGCTGGTGCCGATGCTCAAGGCCTGGGGAACCGACATCGGGGTGGAGGTTGCCAGCCTTGGCGTGCAGGTCCACGGCGGGATGGGTTTCGTCGAGGAAACCGGCGCAGCCCAGCACTATCGCGATGCCCGCATCGCCCCGATCTACGAAGGAACCAACGGCATCCAGGCGGCAGATCTGGTTACCCGCAAGCTGGGCCTGGAAAATGGCGGGGTCATGGCCGCCCTGATGGACGAGATCGCACGCGACGCTGCTGCCGAACCCGCGCTGGCCGGGCTGGCCCGCGATTGTGCCGCCATCGCCCAGTGGATGCAGGGCGAAGCCAGCCTCGATGACCGCCTGGCCGGAAGCGTACCGTTCTGCACCATGTGTGCGGTCGCCGTGGCCGGTTGGCAGCTGCTGCGCCAGCTCAGCGCGGTGGAAGCGGGCGCGATGCCTTCACTCGCCGCAACCAAGCGCGTGACGGCCCGCTTCTTCCTTGACCGGATCGTGCCGGAAGCAGCGGGCCTCAAAGGCTCGGCAACCGCCGGGGCCGATGCGCTCTACAGCCTGACCGCCGAACAGCTGGCAGGCTGA
- the hemB gene encoding porphobilinogen synthase produces MTPAYPNLRLRRPRAHGWSRALHRETVLAPADLIWPLFVTSGSGVEEPIASLPGVSRWSVDGIAARAKEAAALGIPCVALFPNTPADRRSDDGAEALNHDNLMCRAIKAIKDACGHDIGVLTDVALDPYTSHGQDGLLGERGYVINDDTVAVLVDQAVNQANAGADVIAPSDMMDGRVRAIRMALEMAGHHNVQIMSYAAKYASAFYGPFRDAVGSGGLLKGDKKSYQMDPANGEEALREVALDLAEGADSVMVKPGLPYLDIVRRVKERFEVPVFAYQVSGEYAMIEAAAAAGAGDRDALVLETLTAFKRAGCSGVLTYHAAHAARLLHG; encoded by the coding sequence ATGACACCAGCCTATCCCAATCTCCGCCTCCGCCGGCCTCGCGCCCATGGCTGGAGCCGCGCTCTCCATCGTGAAACGGTTCTGGCTCCGGCCGATCTGATCTGGCCCCTGTTCGTGACCAGTGGTTCCGGCGTGGAGGAGCCGATCGCCAGCCTGCCGGGCGTATCGCGCTGGTCGGTCGATGGCATTGCTGCGCGGGCCAAGGAAGCGGCCGCACTCGGCATTCCCTGTGTGGCGCTGTTCCCCAACACCCCGGCTGACCGGCGCAGTGACGACGGAGCCGAAGCGCTCAATCACGACAACCTGATGTGCCGGGCGATCAAGGCCATCAAGGATGCCTGCGGACACGATATTGGCGTGCTCACGGATGTAGCGCTCGACCCCTATACCAGCCACGGCCAGGATGGCCTGCTTGGCGAGCGTGGTTATGTGATCAATGATGACACCGTGGCCGTACTGGTCGACCAGGCCGTAAACCAGGCCAATGCCGGGGCAGACGTGATCGCCCCCTCCGACATGATGGACGGGCGGGTCAGGGCAATCCGCATGGCGCTGGAAATGGCCGGGCATCACAACGTCCAGATCATGAGCTACGCCGCCAAGTACGCCAGCGCCTTCTACGGCCCGTTTCGCGACGCGGTCGGTTCGGGCGGGCTGCTCAAGGGCGACAAGAAGAGCTACCAGATGGATCCCGCCAACGGCGAGGAGGCGCTGCGCGAAGTCGCGCTCGATCTTGCCGAAGGGGCAGACAGCGTCATGGTCAAACCCGGCTTGCCCTACCTCGATATTGTCCGCCGGGTGAAGGAGCGGTTCGAAGTTCCGGTGTTTGCCTACCAGGTCAGCGGCGAATACGCGATGATCGAAGCGGCTGCGGCAGCGGGGGCCGGTGATCGCGATGCCTTGGTGCTGGAAACGCTGACAGCGTTCAAGCGTGCGGGTTGTTCGGGCGTGCTCACCTACCATGCCGCCCATGCCGCGCGCCTGCTCCATGGCTGA
- a CDS encoding GNAT family N-acetyltransferase has product MAEAFRCETDRLVLRDWRGDADWAEFFRVTNTPAVMEWLGGVLGVDGMAMQRGRVEQCAARNGFCFWPVERKADGALLGFCGLKRADAPGSTVTGAIEIGWRLREDAWGHGYAKEAAQAALALAFERFGAEEVVALTVEGNSASWGLMKRLWMGRRADLDYADHRYDPPWRDTIVYSVDRPTWESRP; this is encoded by the coding sequence ATGGCTGAAGCTTTCCGCTGCGAAACAGACCGGCTGGTGCTGCGCGACTGGCGCGGCGACGCCGACTGGGCGGAGTTTTTCCGCGTAACCAATACGCCCGCCGTCATGGAATGGCTGGGCGGGGTGCTCGGCGTGGATGGCATGGCGATGCAGCGTGGCCGGGTCGAGCAATGCGCCGCCCGCAACGGTTTCTGCTTCTGGCCGGTCGAGCGCAAGGCTGACGGCGCGTTGCTGGGTTTCTGTGGTTTGAAGCGCGCTGACGCACCCGGCTCGACCGTCACAGGTGCGATCGAGATCGGCTGGCGCCTGCGCGAAGATGCCTGGGGCCATGGCTATGCGAAAGAGGCCGCGCAGGCGGCCCTCGCGCTGGCGTTCGAGCGGTTCGGCGCAGAGGAGGTGGTCGCGTTGACGGTGGAGGGCAACAGCGCCAGCTGGGGCCTGATGAAACGACTCTGGATGGGCCGACGCGCAGACCTCGACTATGCCGACCACCGGTACGATCCGCCGTGGCGGGACACTATCGTGTACTCTGTTGACC
- a CDS encoding head GIN domain-containing protein, producing MKFDKFIRAIAPVAAIALAAGLAGCKDMNISINDEDGVPLSELDMSGDAPSELVLAGPDSVVVTTGNALAIDLEGDERAVEALRFTLKDGTLGILRQRGTGNIDGKLATVRVTMPLPEKIVIAGSGGVAAQGLARTAEVTIAGSGRLDVAYADSDTLDVNVVGSGTFGAAGVVKTLDLTVAGSGSMDAPGLKADDAKVTILGSGDADFASDGTVTAKVMGSGDVTVSGSATCTVEAMGAGKVTCRPAGTTAE from the coding sequence ATGAAGTTCGACAAGTTCATCCGCGCCATCGCCCCTGTGGCAGCCATCGCGCTGGCTGCGGGTCTGGCGGGCTGCAAGGACATGAACATCTCCATCAACGACGAAGATGGCGTGCCGCTGTCCGAACTCGACATGAGCGGCGATGCGCCCAGCGAACTGGTCCTGGCGGGGCCCGACAGCGTGGTCGTCACCACTGGAAATGCCCTCGCCATCGACCTCGAAGGGGATGAGCGGGCGGTAGAAGCCCTGCGCTTCACGTTGAAGGATGGCACGCTCGGAATCCTGCGTCAGCGAGGCACCGGCAACATCGACGGCAAGCTTGCCACCGTCCGGGTGACCATGCCGCTGCCGGAAAAGATCGTTATCGCCGGATCAGGCGGCGTTGCCGCGCAGGGCCTTGCCCGGACGGCGGAGGTGACAATCGCCGGGTCTGGCAGGCTGGATGTGGCTTATGCGGACAGCGATACGCTCGACGTCAACGTGGTCGGCTCCGGCACCTTCGGGGCGGCAGGCGTGGTCAAGACGCTCGATCTCACCGTGGCCGGGTCCGGAAGCATGGATGCGCCGGGCCTGAAGGCGGACGATGCCAAGGTGACGATCCTGGGTTCGGGGGATGCCGATTTCGCTTCGGACGGCACGGTTACAGCCAAGGTCATGGGTTCGGGCGATGTCACCGTCAGCGGCAGCGCCACCTGCACGGTAGAGGCGATGGGCGCAGGCAAGGTCACGTGCCGGCCTGCTGGAACCACGGCGGAGTAA
- the fdxA gene encoding ferredoxin FdxA, with protein MTYVVTDACIKCKYTDCVEVCPVDCFYEGENMLVINPSECIDCGVCEPECPAEAILPDTESGLEQWLELNAKYSAEWPNITSQKEPLAEADEHKGEDGKFEKYFSTEPGEGD; from the coding sequence ATGACCTACGTCGTCACCGACGCCTGCATCAAGTGCAAGTACACCGACTGCGTCGAGGTCTGTCCGGTCGATTGCTTCTATGAAGGCGAGAACATGCTCGTCATCAATCCCAGCGAATGCATCGATTGCGGCGTGTGCGAGCCGGAATGCCCGGCCGAGGCGATCCTGCCCGACACCGAGAGCGGACTGGAGCAATGGCTGGAGCTGAACGCCAAGTATTCAGCGGAGTGGCCTAACATCACCAGCCAGAAAGAACCTCTCGCCGAGGCCGACGAGCACAAGGGCGAGGATGGCAAGTTCGAGAAGTATTTCTCGACCGAGCCGGGCGAGGGCGACTGA
- a CDS encoding helicase-related protein has translation MRCHIAPVTDSTIKAVLGPTNTGKTHLAIERMCAHSSGAIGFPLRLLAREVYDRVVAQKGAGQVALITGEERIEPANARYFCCTVEAMPRSAGDHAFLALDEAQLAADPERGHVFTDRLLHARGREETMLLGAATLEPLVRSLLPRAEIVSRPRFSTLTHIGPRKLSRLPPRSAIVAFSADQVYAVAEMLRRFRGGAAVVMGALSPETRNRQVALFQSGEVDYIVATDAIGMGLNLDVTHVAFAGLTKFDGRKQRRLFPAEMAQIAGRAGRHHKDGTFGTLAGQQGGSPEFTEEEIYAIEEHRFAPLTRLFWRESELVFDSLSTLIDDLERPPDEPELAAAPEAIDLAVLKRLAAEPLAHDVRGTALVRHFWEACSLPDFRQSGADTHARFVARLWQDLRHGHLGADYVAARIAELDSVTGDIHALQGRIAAIRSWAYICQRPDWVLARDEMAARARGVEARLSDALHARLTERFVNRRTAILMKTLGQDAALLLVACAQDGTVTVEGEAIGRMEGFAFSVDHRATHEDRRMLLAAGEKSLPRLLAERADALVASEFAGVELAQGTLRWDGRVLATLEAATDILHPRLVPARDLTPLPEPARQRLLSGLEAWLAGQLRPLAPLAALQVAARDPAAGSQARALLLTLVAGHGYVSREQAGLEHLPKDLRPFLRRLGVTFGALDVFARELLKPAPRRLLQALGLDRRPINPDMVPVLKGAAPLPSGYRPAGDQRVRLDIAEKLLRAAHDARSAAAAGRDPRRARFRIDPALAISTGLELASFHRLLGAAGFRRLPARTLAAGVAGPPAPDKWEWRPVRRDIRKTEGPAKPAAGNAFAALADLVR, from the coding sequence ATGCGCTGCCACATTGCCCCCGTGACCGACAGCACGATCAAGGCGGTTCTCGGGCCCACCAACACCGGGAAGACGCATCTCGCGATCGAGCGGATGTGCGCCCATTCGAGCGGCGCGATCGGCTTTCCCCTGCGCTTGCTGGCCCGCGAGGTCTATGACCGGGTGGTTGCGCAGAAGGGCGCCGGCCAGGTGGCCCTGATCACCGGCGAAGAACGGATTGAGCCGGCAAACGCCCGCTATTTCTGCTGCACAGTCGAAGCCATGCCCCGCTCCGCCGGAGACCATGCCTTTCTCGCTCTCGACGAAGCCCAGCTGGCGGCCGACCCCGAGCGCGGCCATGTGTTCACGGACCGCCTGCTCCATGCCCGCGGACGTGAGGAAACCATGCTGCTCGGCGCAGCCACGCTCGAACCCCTGGTGCGCAGCCTCCTGCCTAGGGCCGAGATCGTCTCCCGCCCGCGCTTTTCTACCTTGACCCATATCGGCCCGCGCAAATTGTCGCGCCTGCCGCCGCGCAGTGCGATCGTCGCGTTTTCGGCGGACCAGGTCTATGCCGTGGCCGAAATGCTGCGCCGGTTTCGCGGGGGCGCGGCGGTCGTGATGGGCGCGCTCAGCCCCGAAACCCGCAACCGGCAGGTTGCCTTGTTCCAGTCAGGCGAGGTGGACTACATCGTGGCCACCGATGCCATCGGGATGGGCCTCAACCTTGACGTCACCCATGTTGCCTTTGCCGGCCTTACCAAGTTCGACGGGCGCAAGCAGCGCCGCCTGTTCCCGGCGGAAATGGCGCAGATCGCGGGGCGGGCGGGGCGGCATCACAAGGATGGCACCTTCGGAACCCTGGCAGGGCAGCAGGGCGGCTCCCCGGAGTTCACCGAAGAAGAAATCTACGCCATCGAGGAGCACCGTTTCGCGCCGCTGACCCGGTTGTTCTGGCGTGAATCCGAACTGGTGTTCGATTCGCTGAGCACACTGATCGACGATCTGGAACGGCCGCCCGACGAACCCGAACTCGCCGCTGCGCCCGAGGCGATTGATCTCGCCGTCCTGAAACGGCTGGCGGCCGAGCCGCTGGCCCATGACGTGCGCGGAACAGCACTGGTCCGGCATTTCTGGGAGGCTTGCTCGTTGCCGGATTTCCGCCAGTCAGGCGCAGATACGCATGCCCGCTTCGTTGCGCGCCTGTGGCAGGATCTGCGGCACGGGCATCTCGGCGCCGACTATGTGGCGGCGCGCATTGCCGAACTCGACAGCGTGACCGGCGATATCCATGCCCTGCAGGGGCGGATCGCCGCCATCCGCAGCTGGGCCTATATCTGCCAGCGCCCGGACTGGGTGCTGGCGCGTGATGAAATGGCTGCCCGTGCGCGGGGAGTGGAAGCGCGGTTGTCCGATGCGCTACACGCCCGCCTGACCGAACGATTCGTCAACCGGAGGACCGCTATCCTGATGAAGACGCTGGGACAGGATGCCGCCTTGCTGCTGGTGGCATGCGCACAGGATGGCACGGTGACCGTCGAAGGTGAAGCCATCGGCCGGATGGAGGGCTTTGCCTTCTCGGTCGACCACCGCGCCACTCACGAGGATCGCCGGATGCTGCTGGCAGCCGGGGAGAAATCCCTACCGCGCCTGCTGGCGGAGCGAGCCGACGCGCTGGTCGCGAGCGAATTCGCGGGCGTGGAACTGGCGCAAGGTACGCTTCGCTGGGATGGACGGGTACTGGCAACCCTGGAGGCAGCCACGGACATCCTGCACCCGCGCCTGGTGCCGGCGCGGGATCTGACCCCACTGCCGGAGCCGGCCCGCCAGCGCCTGCTGTCAGGACTAGAGGCCTGGCTGGCCGGCCAGCTCAGACCGCTCGCGCCTCTCGCAGCACTGCAGGTGGCGGCCCGGGATCCGGCTGCCGGATCGCAGGCCCGCGCCCTGTTGCTGACACTGGTGGCGGGGCACGGCTATGTCTCCCGCGAACAGGCCGGGCTGGAGCATCTGCCCAAGGATCTGCGCCCGTTCCTGCGGCGGCTCGGCGTCACCTTTGGCGCACTCGACGTCTTTGCGCGCGAACTGCTCAAACCTGCCCCCCGCCGCCTGCTCCAGGCGCTGGGGCTGGACCGCAGGCCGATCAACCCCGACATGGTGCCAGTTCTCAAGGGGGCGGCCCCCCTGCCGTCCGGCTATCGCCCGGCAGGAGACCAGCGCGTGCGGCTCGACATTGCGGAAAAACTGCTGCGGGCCGCCCATGACGCACGCAGCGCAGCCGCCGCAGGCCGTGATCCCCGCCGGGCCCGGTTCCGGATCGATCCTGCACTCGCCATTTCGACCGGGCTGGAGCTGGCCAGCTTTCACCGGTTGCTCGGCGCGGCAGGGTTTCGCCGCCTGCCTGCGCGCACGCTTGCGGCCGGAGTTGCCGGTCCCCCGGCGCCCGACAAATGGGAATGGCGTCCTGTGCGCAGGGATATCCGCAAGACAGAAGGCCCGGCGAAGCCCGCGGCGGGCAATGCCTTTGCGGCCCTGGCAGACCTGGTGCGCTGA